From Bacillota bacterium, a single genomic window includes:
- a CDS encoding DRTGG domain-containing protein — protein sequence MTLQDICPLIDADVLCLADKLPNVEVSVACGSDLMSDVLVFTHEKTLLCTGLVSPQVIRTAEVAGLCAIIFVRGKRPEEDVIRLAVEKGIPLLATRLPMYETCGILFRAGIAGTSSLWR from the coding sequence TTGACGCTCCAAGACATCTGCCCGCTGATCGATGCCGACGTTCTCTGTCTTGCGGACAAGCTTCCAAACGTAGAAGTGTCTGTCGCATGCGGGTCTGACCTTATGAGTGACGTTCTTGTGTTCACCCACGAGAAGACCCTGCTTTGCACAGGGCTGGTGAGTCCCCAGGTCATCAGGACCGCGGAAGTCGCCGGGCTGTGCGCCATAATCTTCGTGCGAGGGAAGCGGCCTGAAGAGGACGTCATAAGACTGGCCGTGGAGAAAGGCATTCCTCTGCTCGCAACCAGGCTCCCGATGTACGAGACGTGCGGCATCCTGTTCCGGGCGGGGATTGCGGGCACTTCGTCGTTGTGGCGGTGA
- a CDS encoding SoxR reducing system RseC family protein, whose product MKQIGVVKAVHGKHVEVTVTRPTACKHCGACGLVENKPRLLLARNNAGAEVGDLVVLEIPDGDVLKAAAFVYGVPLLGLMVGLGVGPGIARALGFGINPSVASAIGGLLLMGIGYGALNLYDRSLSEGSYASVATEIVNQDSTVCASQGRDGSGGGIL is encoded by the coding sequence TTGAAGCAAATCGGCGTGGTCAAAGCGGTTCACGGAAAGCACGTCGAAGTGACAGTGACCCGCCCAACTGCCTGTAAGCATTGCGGTGCGTGCGGACTTGTCGAGAACAAGCCTCGTCTCCTTCTGGCCAGGAACAACGCAGGGGCCGAGGTGGGGGACTTAGTGGTGTTGGAGATCCCGGATGGGGATGTTCTCAAGGCCGCAGCATTTGTCTACGGCGTGCCGCTTCTCGGGCTGATGGTCGGCCTCGGGGTCGGGCCTGGGATCGCCCGGGCCTTGGGGTTCGGTATCAACCCTTCGGTCGCCTCGGCCATCGGCGGTCTTCTTCTCATGGGTATCGGATACGGTGCCCTCAACCTCTACGACCGGTCCCTGAGTGAGGGGTCGTATGCCTCGGTTGCCACGGAGATTGTCAACCAGGACAGCACGGTATGCGCATCCCAAGGAAGAGATGGGTCAGGCGGAGGGATTCTATGA
- a CDS encoding PHP domain-containing protein produces MLRRLVGDLHVHTFLSPCAAREMSPRAVVARCVALGLDIIAITDHNSGLNVEQTVFEARGTELAVIGGIEVQTREEVHVITLLPDLESLAKWDASVRRALPPGQNTPEIFGEQWVVNPRAGSTRQETAFLAARTTLSIDEVVSRVGRLGGLCIPAHVDRPSFSMLGQLGFIPPHLDLPALEVSRNVNEDQARRTLPAAAGRRLVCSSDAHTLSDIGTGCSVFTVERPTLPEIIMAVRGEGGRNVEIE; encoded by the coding sequence ATGCTGAGAAGGCTCGTGGGCGACCTCCACGTCCACACCTTCCTCTCACCGTGTGCGGCGCGGGAGATGAGCCCGAGGGCAGTGGTCGCCAGGTGCGTAGCTCTCGGTCTCGATATCATCGCCATAACGGACCACAACTCCGGGTTGAACGTGGAACAGACTGTTTTCGAGGCCCGAGGGACCGAGCTTGCAGTGATCGGAGGCATTGAGGTGCAGACTCGGGAAGAGGTCCATGTGATCACCTTGCTTCCGGATCTGGAATCCCTGGCGAAGTGGGATGCCAGCGTCCGAAGGGCTCTTCCCCCAGGGCAGAACACACCGGAAATCTTCGGCGAGCAGTGGGTCGTGAACCCGAGGGCCGGGTCCACCCGGCAGGAGACGGCGTTTCTCGCAGCCCGCACCACACTCTCAATAGATGAGGTTGTGAGTCGAGTAGGCAGGTTGGGTGGCCTGTGTATCCCGGCCCATGTCGACAGGCCGTCTTTCAGCATGCTGGGCCAGCTTGGGTTCATCCCGCCCCACCTTGACCTTCCCGCTCTGGAGGTATCCCGGAACGTCAATGAGGACCAAGCCAGACGCACACTGCCAGCAGCGGCCGGCCGGCGCCTCGTGTGTTCCTCGGACGCTCACACACTGTCCGACATTGGAACGGGCTGTTCTGTGTTCACGGTGGAGCGTCCCACCCTCCCTGAGATCATCATGGCAGTGCGGGGAGAAGGCGGGAGAAACGTGGAGATAGAATAG
- a CDS encoding anti-sigma regulatory factor, whose protein sequence is MEFSIARYDFTAAGEAATKIKRVLRQLGLDAETVRRVAVAAYEAEMNLVIHSTQGGRLALSVDSDKVTLTAEDTGPGIPDIDLAMREGYSTAPDEVREMGFGAGMGLPNMKRCADQFRIESAVGSGTTVEIVVKVPKVGAADA, encoded by the coding sequence ATGGAGTTCTCCATAGCGAGATACGATTTCACCGCGGCCGGGGAAGCAGCGACGAAAATCAAGAGAGTCTTGCGCCAATTGGGGCTCGATGCCGAGACTGTCAGGCGGGTCGCCGTGGCCGCCTACGAAGCCGAGATGAACCTGGTCATCCATTCCACTCAGGGCGGCAGATTAGCGTTGTCCGTCGACTCCGACAAGGTCACGCTCACCGCGGAGGATACCGGCCCGGGGATACCAGACATCGACCTTGCAATGAGAGAAGGCTATTCGACTGCCCCAGACGAGGTCAGAGAGATGGGGTTCGGGGCGGGCATGGGGCTTCCCAACATGAAGCGGTGCGCGGACCAGTTCAGAATCGAATCAGCGGTGGGTTCAGGAACCACAGTGGAAATCGTTGTGAAGGTTCCGAAGGTGGGAGCCGCGGACGCTTGA
- a CDS encoding sulfide/dihydroorotate dehydrogenase-like FAD/NAD-binding protein: MFRIVDKNLLAPGVHRFEVEAPLVARRARPGNFVIVRTTSKGERIPLTIVSHDAEKGTIILVVQEIGKSTAEMGLLRAGDSFTDVVGPLGTPTRIEKVGTVVAVAGGIGVAPILPQIRAHREIGNHVITIVGARTRNLLILTDEVEAGSHEVIYATDDGSLGYHGFVSGALEELIKSGRTVNEVIAIGPVRMMQATANVARKYDIPTTVSLNAIMVDGTGMCGCCRVTVDGEVKFSCVDGPEFDGHKVDFDELIARQSFFCAKEKVARDRFEAERGACQCHGR; encoded by the coding sequence ATGTTCAGAATTGTTGACAAAAACCTCCTCGCGCCTGGGGTTCACCGTTTTGAGGTGGAGGCTCCGCTTGTCGCGAGGCGGGCACGTCCGGGGAACTTTGTGATCGTCCGCACAACGTCGAAAGGCGAGAGGATCCCACTTACCATAGTCTCGCACGATGCTGAGAAGGGGACCATCATTCTGGTGGTACAGGAGATCGGGAAGAGCACTGCAGAAATGGGCCTGCTTCGGGCTGGTGACTCCTTCACCGACGTGGTGGGGCCTCTCGGGACTCCGACCAGGATCGAGAAGGTCGGCACGGTTGTGGCGGTTGCCGGCGGGATCGGAGTCGCTCCAATCCTCCCTCAGATCCGCGCCCACCGGGAGATCGGGAACCACGTCATAACTATAGTCGGGGCCCGCACCCGAAACCTGCTCATTCTCACAGATGAAGTCGAGGCAGGCAGCCACGAAGTGATCTACGCCACCGACGACGGCAGTCTCGGGTACCACGGGTTCGTATCAGGGGCACTTGAAGAACTGATCAAGTCCGGCCGGACGGTGAACGAAGTCATCGCCATCGGGCCGGTTAGGATGATGCAGGCGACTGCGAACGTCGCTCGCAAGTATGACATCCCCACCACGGTCAGCCTGAACGCAATCATGGTGGACGGGACGGGGATGTGTGGATGCTGCCGGGTCACAGTCGACGGGGAGGTCAAGTTCTCCTGCGTGGACGGCCCGGAGTTCGACGGGCACAAGGTGGATTTCGATGAGCTCATCGCCCGCCAGAGTTTCTTCTGCGCCAAAGAGAAAGTGGCGCGTGACCGGTTCGAGGCTGAAAGGGGTGCGTGCCAGTGCCACGGGAGATAG
- a CDS encoding redox-sensing transcriptional repressor Rex: QAHEADVDLGKLGQALARYNIEQHTEAGARMRAAPDRLRITAIFDVDPSKVGGEYVGIPIFHVDELRTKIRELSLKIMVIAVPAQHAQAVASECALAGVRAILNFAPAKLALPPEVRVHSTDLTLELQSLAFYTE, translated from the coding sequence CCCAGGCCCACGAGGCCGATGTGGACCTGGGCAAGCTGGGGCAGGCCCTCGCCAGGTACAATATCGAGCAGCACACCGAGGCTGGTGCGCGGATGAGGGCCGCCCCCGATAGGCTCAGGATCACTGCCATATTCGATGTTGACCCTTCCAAGGTGGGAGGGGAGTACGTGGGCATTCCCATCTTCCACGTGGACGAGCTCAGGACGAAGATTCGGGAACTCAGCCTCAAGATTATGGTCATCGCAGTGCCAGCCCAGCACGCCCAGGCAGTGGCATCGGAATGCGCCCTTGCGGGAGTGCGAGCTATCCTGAACTTTGCGCCCGCGAAGTTGGCGCTGCCGCCGGAAGTCAGAGTACACTCCACCGATTTGACACTGGAGTTGCAGAGCCTGGCGTTTTATACTGAATGA
- a CDS encoding ATP-binding protein, with translation MRELSMHILDIAQNSIAAGATLVTIDVLEDTDSDTMVIRVEDNGRGMDPEFAMRIRDPFVTTRTTRDVGLGVPLFAAAAERCGGGLTVETERGRGTVVAATFRLSHIDRAPLGDMAGTVVALAVCNPGVDFVYNHSRGGKSLRVDTREIRTEVGDIPLSHPEVASFIRQHIAEGEKELGA, from the coding sequence ATGCGAGAGCTCTCGATGCATATCCTGGACATTGCACAGAATTCCATCGCGGCAGGGGCGACCCTGGTGACCATCGACGTCCTCGAAGACACGGACAGCGACACCATGGTCATCAGGGTGGAGGATAATGGCAGGGGCATGGACCCCGAATTTGCGATGCGGATTCGGGACCCGTTCGTTACCACGCGTACGACCCGAGATGTTGGGCTGGGTGTCCCGCTTTTCGCAGCCGCGGCGGAGCGGTGCGGCGGCGGGCTCACGGTGGAGACTGAACGTGGCCGGGGCACCGTGGTTGCAGCAACATTCAGGCTCAGCCACATCGACCGGGCACCCCTCGGCGACATGGCAGGGACTGTAGTTGCGCTGGCCGTCTGTAATCCGGGGGTGGATTTCGTGTATAATCACTCTCGTGGAGGCAAATCCCTTAGAGTCGATACGCGGGAAATCCGGACGGAGGTGGGCGATATTCCTCTGTCCCATCCGGAAGTGGCATCGTTCATCAGGCAGCACATAGCTGAAGGTGAAAAGGAGTTAGGAGCTTGA
- a CDS encoding redox-sensing transcriptional repressor Rex: MRRAKIPDVVVRRLPLYLRAVSDFDTRERMIISSQELGDYTGLTPAQVRKDLTFFGEFGKQGIGYDVKFLLAQLRDILRLTREVHIGLVGL; this comes from the coding sequence ATGAGACGGGCCAAGATTCCAGATGTCGTAGTCAGGCGCCTGCCGCTTTACCTGCGCGCGGTCAGTGATTTCGACACACGTGAGCGGATGATCATCTCCTCCCAAGAACTTGGAGACTACACCGGTCTGACACCTGCCCAGGTACGCAAGGACCTTACCTTCTTCGGAGAGTTCGGCAAGCAGGGCATCGGCTACGATGTGAAATTCCTCCTCGCGCAGCTGCGGGACATCCTGAGGCTCACTCGCGAGGTCCACATCGGCCTCGTGGGCCTGG
- a CDS encoding 4Fe-4S binding protein, whose amino-acid sequence MNQRFHSVRLLEEKCKGCTNCIKRCPTEAIRVREGKAVINPERCIDCGECVRTCENHAKTVVTSSLKDLETFRFRIAIPAPALYGQLGKGVQPGQVVHGLLSLGFDAVCDVSFGADVATECTRRYIRRTPSPRPLISSACPAVVRLIQVRFPGLLPHVARVESPMFAAARLSRMEVSEERGIPPEDVGVFFITPCAAKVTAVIAPLGSECSYVDGAIAISDIFGQLSEAVASGVTAKPLHAGSGLGVGWAGNGGELRALGLSNTLAVDGIHNVISLLEEVETGRLRGVDYIEALACPAGCVGGPVSVENPFVARVRVREVADGLLSEVGPDTSGEVAAILDKHGEESFEILGDIPALSGLELDRDLKTAIAMMGQLEKVLADLPGLDCGACGSPTCRALAEDIVRGNASETDCMFKLRERMREVAEELLGLTKKDLPAMGRRDGK is encoded by the coding sequence TTGAACCAACGATTCCATTCCGTCCGGCTTCTCGAAGAGAAGTGCAAAGGCTGCACCAACTGCATCAAGAGGTGTCCTACCGAGGCCATACGGGTCCGGGAGGGCAAGGCTGTGATAAACCCAGAGAGGTGCATCGATTGCGGGGAATGTGTTCGGACCTGTGAGAACCACGCGAAGACAGTTGTTACGAGCTCACTCAAGGACCTCGAGACCTTCAGGTTCCGGATTGCGATCCCCGCTCCCGCTCTCTACGGCCAGCTAGGCAAGGGAGTCCAGCCTGGCCAGGTGGTTCACGGCCTGCTCAGCCTGGGTTTCGATGCAGTCTGCGATGTATCCTTTGGGGCAGATGTGGCCACGGAATGCACGCGGCGGTACATAAGACGGACACCATCCCCGAGACCCCTCATCTCCAGCGCATGCCCTGCTGTTGTGCGCCTGATCCAGGTGAGATTCCCAGGCCTCCTTCCCCACGTAGCGAGGGTCGAGAGCCCCATGTTCGCCGCGGCGAGGCTCTCCCGGATGGAGGTCTCCGAGGAACGAGGCATTCCCCCTGAAGATGTGGGGGTGTTCTTCATCACCCCATGCGCAGCCAAGGTTACAGCTGTCATCGCCCCGCTCGGGTCAGAGTGTTCCTATGTTGACGGCGCCATTGCGATATCGGACATCTTTGGGCAGCTCTCGGAAGCCGTGGCCTCCGGTGTGACCGCGAAACCGCTTCATGCAGGCTCCGGACTCGGGGTGGGCTGGGCTGGAAACGGGGGCGAGCTTCGCGCCCTGGGGCTCTCCAACACGCTCGCCGTGGACGGCATCCACAATGTAATCAGCCTCCTCGAGGAAGTGGAGACTGGCAGGCTCCGGGGCGTGGATTACATCGAGGCGCTCGCATGTCCGGCGGGGTGCGTCGGTGGCCCCGTGAGCGTGGAGAACCCTTTTGTCGCCAGGGTCCGTGTGCGGGAAGTGGCGGATGGGCTTCTCTCCGAGGTCGGCCCGGATACTTCTGGGGAAGTTGCTGCGATCCTGGACAAGCATGGCGAGGAGTCTTTCGAGATCCTAGGGGACATTCCGGCACTGTCCGGCCTGGAGCTGGACCGGGACCTCAAGACGGCGATTGCCATGATGGGGCAGCTGGAGAAGGTTCTTGCGGACCTTCCAGGCCTGGACTGCGGGGCGTGCGGATCTCCGACGTGCCGGGCCCTCGCCGAGGACATAGTGCGCGGGAATGCGAGCGAGACGGATTGCATGTTCAAACTGCGCGAGCGCATGCGTGAAGTAGCCGAGGAACTCCTCGGTCTGACCAAGAAGGATCTGCCGGCAATGGGGAGGCGTGACGGGAAATGA
- a CDS encoding NapC/NirT family cytochrome c, protein MSNGKIQAVALVFIVLVIAGVAAASRNYERSGYCGSCHSMAPYYESWQASNHASVECVGCHTGPGVVGWARGKADLVRMIRAERAGGATTFDVETGDEFCMGCHPQAKSIKESETVKVSHAVHDAIGLDCSSCHGGQIHGEDGGPPTTITHDTCDMCHAEEIDDYDLCSKCHKW, encoded by the coding sequence GTGTCGAACGGCAAGATTCAGGCGGTCGCGCTCGTCTTCATAGTGTTGGTGATAGCAGGGGTCGCTGCAGCTTCAAGGAACTACGAAAGGTCCGGCTACTGTGGGTCCTGCCATTCTATGGCACCTTACTACGAGTCCTGGCAGGCTTCTAACCACGCGAGCGTGGAGTGCGTGGGATGCCACACAGGTCCGGGTGTCGTAGGATGGGCCAGAGGCAAGGCCGACCTGGTCAGGATGATCCGGGCGGAGAGAGCTGGCGGTGCCACTACCTTCGACGTGGAGACCGGGGACGAGTTCTGCATGGGGTGTCACCCGCAGGCAAAGTCCATCAAGGAGTCTGAGACGGTCAAGGTCTCCCATGCCGTGCATGACGCGATCGGGCTGGATTGCAGCTCATGCCACGGCGGTCAGATACACGGCGAGGACGGTGGCCCTCCGACGACTATAACTCACGATACATGTGACATGTGCCACGCCGAGGAGATCGACGACTACGATCTGTGCTCGAAGTGCCACAAATGGTGA
- a CDS encoding DRTGG domain-containing protein: MTVRELAQALELDCIAAHIGLDREVTSGYVSDLLSDVMANARAGAVWVTSQVHQNVVAVALLLDLAAVVIVGGMALQEDAVEKAEARGIPVLTTRMPAFEVVGRMYSLGIRGEN; encoded by the coding sequence ATGACCGTAAGGGAGCTGGCGCAGGCACTTGAACTGGACTGCATAGCAGCGCACATTGGGTTGGACCGCGAGGTGACCTCGGGCTACGTGTCTGATCTCCTCAGCGATGTGATGGCGAACGCCCGAGCGGGGGCAGTCTGGGTGACTTCACAGGTGCACCAGAATGTGGTGGCCGTGGCACTCCTCCTGGACCTCGCTGCAGTGGTCATAGTGGGCGGAATGGCACTTCAGGAGGATGCAGTGGAGAAAGCCGAGGCGCGCGGCATTCCGGTTCTGACCACCCGCATGCCAGCGTTTGAGGTCGTGGGGAGGATGTACTCGCTTGGAATAAGAGGGGAGAACTGA